One region of Duncaniella freteri genomic DNA includes:
- a CDS encoding bifunctional nuclease family protein, with translation MDNGNNDIFDNLSSSQGGNTERVRLRVLGISYSQIRNGAYALILAQVGGPYRIPVVIGAGEAQAIALKMEGIVPPRPLTHDLFTSLGHAFGIELTEVFIYRFEDGVFYSELTFTDGERTITIDSRTSDAVAIAMRTGAPIYTTPGILTETGFELEELSDDPSGSSADDDDNDNGEVRARDEEPSPVTPTRTPKLENYTLEELRRTLQSLIDREEYEEAARVAEIIRRKEDGKI, from the coding sequence ATGGACAACGGCAATAACGACATATTTGACAATCTCAGCTCCAGTCAGGGCGGCAACACAGAACGTGTGCGCCTGAGGGTGCTCGGCATCTCCTACAGCCAGATACGCAACGGAGCATACGCCCTTATACTCGCTCAGGTAGGCGGCCCCTACCGCATCCCGGTAGTGATCGGTGCCGGCGAAGCCCAGGCAATCGCTCTGAAGATGGAAGGGATAGTGCCTCCGCGCCCGCTCACTCACGACCTCTTCACAAGCCTCGGACACGCATTCGGCATAGAGCTCACCGAAGTGTTCATATACCGTTTCGAGGATGGAGTTTTCTACTCCGAACTCACATTCACCGACGGCGAGCGCACCATCACCATAGACTCCCGCACCTCCGATGCCGTGGCGATAGCCATGCGCACCGGAGCTCCCATATACACCACTCCCGGGATCCTTACGGAGACCGGCTTCGAGCTTGAAGAGCTCTCCGACGACCCCTCCGGCTCCTCCGCAGATGACGACGACAACGACAACGGCGAGGTGCGCGCACGCGACGAAGAGCCGTCGCCGGTCACACCGACACGCACACCCAAACTCGAAAACTACACCCTCGAAGAGCTGCGCAGGACACTCCAGAGCCTCATCGACCGTGAAGAGTACGAGGAAGCAGCCCGCGTCGCAGAAATAATACGCCGCAAAGAAGATGGAAAAATATAG
- a CDS encoding AMP-dependent synthetase/ligase, whose amino-acid sequence MTDNILTLLSARQTDRRPDAPALAGQDEQERWYDISWREFDRQINVAAKALASLGVKPGACVGTFSANRPENLVTDFACYRNRAISVSIYATSSPEQVAYIVNDASIAVLFAGNSTQYHFAREAQQHCPCMTQIIVIKPIELDEDDNTSMLWSDFMKLGENSGSSIEEEVRRRCDEALPSDIATLVYTSGTTGEPKGAMLTHANYNAALEAHKIALHMLSTDDVSMAFLPLSHIFEKGFTYVCLMLGIKVAVNRDPRAIQDTIKEVRPTCMCAVPRFWEKVYTAVNDKIASMSPLSRAMVNMALKVGRKRNIDYVRRGLKAPFWLEKSYRFFDRKIFSQLRGAIGIDRPNIFPTAGAPVSSEIVEFFHSAGLWLMVGYGLSETTATVTCFHKINYEIGSVGKPLPSVKVKIGENSEVLVKGPTVMRGYYNKPEASAEAFTADGWFRTGDAGYIDSEGALFLTDRIKDLFKTSNGKYIAPQMIETRLGTDKFIEQVAIIGDSRKFVSALIVPNYEALREWADSNKISYSSVEDMLGNQNLLAMMEARLEKLQKGFASYEKIKRFTLLPHEFTMDNGELTNTLKIKRRVISEKYADQIEAMYS is encoded by the coding sequence ATGACTGACAATATTTTAACCCTCCTGTCGGCACGGCAGACCGACCGACGGCCTGACGCCCCGGCCCTTGCCGGACAGGATGAGCAGGAGAGGTGGTATGACATATCATGGCGCGAATTTGACCGTCAGATAAATGTGGCGGCAAAAGCACTCGCCTCACTCGGCGTGAAGCCGGGAGCATGCGTAGGCACATTCTCTGCCAACCGTCCCGAAAACCTCGTCACCGACTTCGCCTGCTACCGCAACCGTGCCATATCCGTATCTATCTATGCCACATCATCGCCCGAACAGGTGGCATACATCGTGAACGACGCATCGATTGCTGTCCTGTTCGCCGGCAACAGCACCCAGTACCACTTCGCCCGCGAAGCTCAGCAACACTGCCCTTGCATGACGCAGATAATCGTCATAAAGCCCATCGAACTCGACGAGGACGACAACACCTCAATGCTTTGGAGCGACTTCATGAAACTCGGCGAAAACTCCGGCAGCAGCATCGAAGAAGAGGTCAGGAGACGCTGCGACGAAGCTCTCCCTTCCGACATTGCCACCCTCGTATACACCTCCGGGACCACCGGAGAACCAAAAGGGGCGATGCTCACCCACGCCAACTACAACGCCGCACTCGAAGCCCACAAGATCGCGCTCCACATGCTCTCCACCGACGACGTGTCTATGGCATTCCTCCCTCTGAGCCATATCTTTGAAAAAGGCTTCACCTATGTGTGCCTCATGCTGGGCATCAAGGTCGCAGTCAACCGCGACCCTCGCGCCATACAGGACACCATCAAAGAAGTAAGGCCCACATGCATGTGCGCAGTACCGAGATTCTGGGAAAAAGTCTACACAGCGGTCAACGACAAGATAGCTTCGATGTCACCGCTGTCGCGCGCCATGGTCAACATGGCACTCAAGGTGGGACGCAAACGCAACATCGACTACGTGCGCCGCGGGCTCAAAGCCCCGTTCTGGCTTGAGAAAAGCTACCGGTTCTTCGACAGAAAGATATTCTCACAGCTACGCGGTGCCATAGGCATCGACCGCCCGAACATATTCCCAACAGCAGGTGCTCCTGTGTCGTCCGAGATTGTCGAATTCTTCCACTCCGCCGGGCTATGGCTGATGGTGGGCTACGGACTCTCCGAGACCACCGCCACCGTCACATGCTTCCATAAAATCAACTACGAGATAGGCTCCGTAGGCAAGCCGCTCCCGTCGGTGAAAGTGAAAATAGGTGAAAACTCCGAAGTGCTCGTCAAAGGCCCGACGGTGATGAGAGGATACTACAACAAGCCCGAAGCCTCAGCCGAGGCATTCACAGCCGACGGGTGGTTCCGAACCGGCGATGCGGGCTATATCGACAGCGAAGGAGCACTCTTCCTCACCGACCGCATCAAGGACCTCTTCAAGACATCCAACGGCAAGTACATAGCCCCACAGATGATCGAGACACGCCTCGGCACCGACAAGTTCATCGAACAGGTAGCCATAATCGGCGACAGCCGCAAATTCGTCAGCGCGCTCATAGTCCCCAACTACGAGGCCCTGCGCGAATGGGCCGACTCCAACAAGATCTCCTACTCATCCGTTGAAGATATGCTCGGCAACCAGAACTTACTCGCCATGATGGAAGCCCGCCTCGAAAAGCTGCAGAAAGGGTTCGCATCCTACGAAAAGATCAAACGTTTCACGCTCCTGCCTCACGAATTCACGATGGACAACGGCGAACTCACCAACACCCTCAAGATCAAACGCCGGGTGATAAGCGAAAAATACGCCGACCAGATCGAAGCGATGTACTCGTAG
- a CDS encoding RsmE family RNA methyltransferase: MIQFYAPDIASTLTLPESDSRHAVKVLRMTEGDTLQAIDGCGLLYTCRLVEAHPKRAAVEIIESRLQPLPWAQQLTVAVAPTKHMDRMEWMVEKMTEIGVNRIIPLLCDRSERRELKVERLEKIAVSAMKQSLKAHLPIIDALTPLRQVAALMPEAQRFVGYCDPSVPRRELSHIYSPHKDTMILIGPEGDFTPAEVSLMLEAGIVPATFGDNRLRTETAALYALSACHVIDSSHSPEH, encoded by the coding sequence GTGATCCAATTCTACGCCCCCGATATAGCCTCGACCCTCACCCTCCCCGAGAGTGACTCGCGTCACGCGGTAAAAGTCCTGAGAATGACCGAAGGGGACACCCTTCAGGCGATTGACGGCTGCGGGCTCCTCTACACATGCCGGCTCGTCGAGGCCCATCCCAAGCGTGCGGCAGTAGAGATAATAGAATCCCGGCTCCAGCCTCTGCCATGGGCTCAGCAACTCACTGTTGCTGTTGCCCCCACCAAGCATATGGACCGCATGGAATGGATGGTCGAAAAGATGACCGAGATAGGGGTCAACCGCATCATCCCGCTCCTTTGCGATCGCAGCGAACGGCGCGAGCTAAAGGTAGAAAGGCTCGAAAAGATTGCTGTCTCGGCAATGAAGCAGTCACTCAAAGCCCATCTGCCGATCATCGATGCGCTCACCCCCCTCCGTCAGGTCGCAGCTCTTATGCCGGAGGCACAGCGGTTTGTAGGCTACTGCGACCCCTCGGTCCCCCGACGGGAGCTGTCACACATATACTCGCCCCACAAGGACACCATGATACTCATCGGCCCAGAGGGTGACTTCACCCCGGCCGAAGTGTCACTGATGCTCGAAGCCGGGATTGTCCCCGCGACATTCGGCGACAACCGCCTGCGCACCGAGACAGCCGCCCTCTACGCTCTCTCAGCATGCCATGTCATCGACTCCTCACACTCTCCCGAACACTGA
- a CDS encoding MFS transporter, giving the protein MSKIRPLQARLAALSFLEFAVWGAYLISLGNYLGSVGLATHIGWFYAVQGIVSIFMPAIVGIIADRWIQAQRMLSLCHLLAGLFMGAAAVYALTTPEVQFGPLFTLYSISVAFFMPTIGLCNAVSFNALSRNGLDTVTYFPPIRVFGTVGFICSMLFVNFTQFQTNPYQLATSAVLSFCLALYALTMPQCPTNRSASGSIADQLGLKAFSLFKERRMAIFFIFSMCLGVSLQITNSYGNIFITSFSDIAEYADTWGARNANALISLSQISETLCILLIPFCLKRFGIKIVMLISMIAWVLRFGFFGLGDTGSGLWLLVLSCIVYGVAFDFFNVSGGLYVDQQTSKEQRSSAQGLFMIMTNGIGATVGTLAAQGVVNHYVFSQATPEAQQAGWTTSWFIFAAYALVIAILFMIIFKDEQPLKPSSTQS; this is encoded by the coding sequence ATGTCAAAGATCCGACCCTTACAAGCGCGCCTCGCCGCCTTATCGTTCCTTGAATTCGCAGTCTGGGGTGCCTACCTCATCTCATTAGGCAACTACCTCGGCTCGGTAGGGCTCGCCACCCACATCGGATGGTTCTATGCCGTTCAGGGAATAGTATCCATATTCATGCCTGCAATAGTAGGCATCATAGCCGACCGCTGGATACAGGCACAGCGTATGCTGAGCCTCTGCCACCTCCTCGCCGGTCTGTTCATGGGCGCTGCAGCGGTATATGCGCTGACCACTCCCGAAGTGCAGTTCGGTCCGCTATTCACCCTCTACTCCATATCAGTGGCATTCTTCATGCCAACAATAGGGCTATGCAACGCCGTGTCGTTCAACGCCCTCAGCCGCAACGGGCTCGACACAGTGACCTACTTCCCCCCCATCCGCGTGTTCGGAACAGTAGGCTTCATATGCTCGATGCTGTTCGTCAACTTCACACAGTTCCAGACCAACCCCTATCAGCTCGCCACCTCGGCAGTACTGAGCTTCTGCCTCGCCCTCTACGCGCTCACCATGCCGCAGTGCCCCACTAACAGAAGTGCATCCGGCTCGATCGCCGATCAGCTCGGACTAAAGGCATTCAGTCTATTCAAGGAAAGACGTATGGCCATATTCTTCATATTCAGCATGTGCCTTGGCGTATCACTACAGATCACCAACAGCTACGGCAACATATTCATCACCTCGTTTTCCGACATTGCCGAATATGCCGACACATGGGGCGCACGCAACGCCAACGCACTCATATCCCTGTCGCAGATAAGCGAGACTCTCTGCATACTCCTCATCCCCTTCTGCCTGAAACGCTTCGGCATAAAGATAGTAATGCTCATATCGATGATAGCATGGGTGCTGCGCTTCGGCTTCTTCGGGCTTGGCGACACGGGCAGCGGTCTATGGCTGCTCGTCCTCTCATGCATAGTCTACGGCGTGGCATTCGACTTCTTCAATGTATCCGGCGGACTATACGTCGACCAGCAGACCTCCAAGGAGCAGCGGTCCAGCGCGCAGGGGCTGTTCATGATAATGACCAACGGAATAGGTGCCACAGTAGGCACCCTCGCCGCTCAGGGTGTGGTCAACCACTACGTGTTCTCACAGGCCACCCCCGAGGCTCAACAGGCTGGCTGGACCACATCATGGTTCATCTTCGCCGCCTATGCCCTCGTGATTGCAATCCTGTTCATGATTATATTCAAGGATGAACAACCGTTAAAACCCTCCTCCACACAATCGTGA
- a CDS encoding Lrp/AsnC family transcriptional regulator: MEKIDNLDRKILEIIMRNARIASKDVAQECGVSRAAIHQRIQRMIDLNVITGSGYNVDPKILGYRTCTYIGVNLERGALYREVVPELEKIPEIVECHFTTGPYTILIKLFARDNEHLMELLNHKIQVIPGVVGTETLISLDHSISRVLPVKYDEN, translated from the coding sequence ATGGAAAAAATTGACAATCTCGACCGAAAGATACTTGAAATAATAATGCGTAACGCCCGCATCGCATCAAAGGATGTGGCGCAGGAGTGTGGCGTGTCACGTGCAGCCATCCATCAGCGCATACAGCGAATGATCGACCTTAATGTCATCACCGGCTCAGGCTATAATGTCGATCCTAAGATACTCGGCTACCGTACATGCACCTATATAGGTGTCAATCTTGAAAGGGGTGCGCTTTACCGTGAGGTTGTTCCCGAGCTTGAGAAGATACCCGAGATAGTGGAGTGCCATTTCACCACAGGTCCGTACACTATCCTCATCAAGCTGTTTGCCCGCGACAATGAGCACCTTATGGAGCTGCTCAATCATAAGATACAGGTGATACCCGGTGTTGTGGGTACGGAGACACTCATTTCGCTTGACCATTCCATCTCACGTGTGCTTCCGGTGAAGTACGACGAGAACTGA
- a CDS encoding aspartate-semialdehyde dehydrogenase, which translates to MKVAIVGVSGAVGQEFLRVLDEQNFPIDELLLFGSERSAGRTYSFRGKDYTVRLLREEPEDFRGVDFAFVSAGASVSKKYADVITRHGAVMIDNSSAFRMDPDVPLVVPEVNGDDAFDAPRGVIANPNCTTAIMVVALKPLNDISPIRRIHVATYQAASGAGATGMDELVKQYAELAEGKKPTVEKFAYQLAYNLIPHIDVFLDNDYTKEEMKMFHETRKIMHSPELSVSSTCVRVPVVRAHSEAVWVETERPISIEEARKAFSTAEGLVVIDEPAEKKYPMPLDAAGTDPVFLGRLRKDIANPNGLTFWLCGDQIKKGAALNAVQIAQYMIAHKK; encoded by the coding sequence ATGAAAGTAGCAATAGTAGGCGTCAGTGGCGCCGTAGGACAGGAATTCCTCCGTGTGCTCGACGAGCAGAATTTCCCTATTGACGAGCTCCTCCTTTTCGGGTCGGAGCGTTCGGCAGGTCGCACATACAGCTTCCGCGGAAAGGACTACACAGTCCGTCTCCTGCGCGAAGAGCCTGAGGACTTCCGCGGCGTGGACTTCGCGTTCGTATCTGCGGGAGCATCCGTGTCAAAGAAATATGCCGATGTGATAACCCGCCACGGCGCAGTCATGATCGACAACTCCTCAGCCTTCCGCATGGACCCCGACGTGCCCCTGGTGGTGCCCGAAGTCAACGGCGACGATGCATTCGACGCGCCTCGCGGCGTGATAGCCAACCCCAACTGCACCACCGCCATTATGGTGGTGGCACTCAAGCCCCTCAACGACATCTCCCCGATACGCCGCATACACGTTGCCACCTATCAGGCTGCCAGCGGAGCGGGAGCCACAGGCATGGACGAGCTCGTGAAACAGTACGCCGAACTCGCCGAGGGCAAAAAGCCTACAGTAGAGAAATTCGCCTACCAGCTCGCCTACAACCTCATCCCACATATCGACGTGTTCCTTGACAACGACTACACCAAAGAGGAGATGAAGATGTTCCACGAGACACGCAAGATCATGCACTCGCCCGAACTTTCAGTAAGCTCCACATGCGTACGTGTCCCGGTGGTGCGCGCCCACAGCGAAGCCGTATGGGTAGAGACCGAACGGCCCATCAGCATCGAAGAGGCACGCAAGGCATTCTCGACAGCCGAAGGTCTCGTGGTGATCGACGAGCCTGCCGAGAAGAAATACCCCATGCCCCTCGACGCAGCCGGCACCGATCCTGTGTTCCTTGGTCGTCTGCGCAAGGACATCGCCAACCCCAACGGACTCACATTCTGGCTCTGCGGCGATCAGATCAAGAAGGGTGCGGCTCTCAACGCCGTCCAGATCGCGCAGTATATGATAGCCCACAAAAAATAA
- a CDS encoding DedA family protein produces MEQFLVADATTVYLLVFAFMIIESSFIPFPSEVIVPPAAYLACTSHEVNIVAVVLLATVGAIIGALINYGLSLWIGRPIVYRFAGSRLGHALLLDENKVRHAEEYFDAHGAISTFIGRLVPAVRQLISIPAGLARMHLGKFVIFTGLGAMTWNIILAALGYWLGTVVPRQQLYAKVEEYNDYLTYIGLGIGVICIIIILYNIFKPRK; encoded by the coding sequence ATGGAACAGTTTCTTGTTGCCGATGCCACCACAGTCTACCTTCTCGTGTTCGCTTTCATGATCATTGAGAGCTCGTTCATTCCGTTCCCCTCCGAAGTCATAGTGCCCCCGGCCGCCTACCTCGCATGCACAAGCCACGAAGTCAACATAGTGGCAGTAGTGCTCCTCGCGACCGTCGGAGCCATCATAGGCGCGCTCATCAACTACGGGCTGTCCCTATGGATAGGACGGCCTATCGTCTACCGCTTTGCCGGGAGCCGCCTGGGCCACGCACTTCTGCTCGACGAGAACAAGGTGCGCCACGCCGAAGAATACTTCGATGCCCACGGAGCCATATCGACATTCATAGGCAGACTCGTGCCGGCAGTGCGCCAGCTCATATCCATCCCCGCCGGGCTCGCAAGGATGCACCTCGGCAAGTTCGTCATATTCACCGGGCTTGGAGCCATGACATGGAACATCATCCTCGCAGCCCTCGGCTACTGGCTCGGGACAGTGGTGCCGCGCCAGCAGCTCTATGCCAAAGTCGAGGAGTACAACGACTACCTCACATATATCGGGCTCGGCATAGGAGTGATATGCATCATTATCATACTCTACAATATTTTCAAGCCTCGCAAATAG
- the mnmA gene encoding tRNA 2-thiouridine(34) synthase MnmA translates to MRVAVLISGGVDSAVAVHRLLEQGHDLHLFYIRIGLDTGEGDCSAEEDIEMCRYIAAKYSLPFDVVSLHEEYWENVMDYALRSVREGLTPNPDVMCNKMIKFGFFEERWGKEFDRTATGHYATTREIDGLTWLGTGVDRVKDQTDFLCRISYSQLSHLMFPIGELPKAEVRRIAIETRMPNAYRRDSQGICFLGKINYNDFIRRHLGEKPGPIIELETGRKLGTHRGFWFHTIGQRKGLGLSGGPWYVVKKNTHDNVVYVSQGYDTEKQYGSTLHLDEMHWLTRDPWGTDCDKVRITFKNRHTPEFLSAQLTRLSDSEYLIDSATPVQGIAPGQFAVIYTPDSSLCLGSGIITGRNIML, encoded by the coding sequence ATGCGAGTAGCGGTACTGATATCCGGAGGGGTTGACAGCGCGGTGGCTGTACATCGCCTGCTTGAGCAGGGGCACGACCTGCACCTCTTCTACATACGCATAGGGCTCGACACAGGCGAAGGTGACTGCTCAGCCGAAGAGGACATAGAGATGTGCCGCTACATCGCGGCAAAATACTCTCTCCCATTCGACGTAGTGTCACTTCATGAAGAGTACTGGGAGAACGTCATGGACTACGCCCTGCGCTCTGTACGCGAAGGCCTGACCCCCAACCCCGATGTGATGTGCAACAAAATGATAAAATTCGGATTCTTTGAAGAGCGTTGGGGCAAAGAATTCGACCGCACTGCCACAGGCCACTACGCCACCACCCGTGAGATCGACGGGCTCACATGGCTCGGCACAGGTGTGGACCGCGTAAAGGACCAGACCGACTTCCTGTGCCGCATATCCTACAGCCAGCTCTCCCACCTCATGTTCCCCATAGGCGAGCTACCCAAGGCGGAGGTGAGACGCATAGCCATAGAGACCCGCATGCCCAACGCCTACCGCCGTGACAGCCAGGGGATATGCTTCCTCGGCAAAATCAATTACAACGACTTCATCCGACGCCACCTCGGCGAAAAGCCCGGACCCATCATCGAACTTGAGACCGGACGCAAGCTCGGCACCCACCGCGGATTCTGGTTCCACACCATCGGACAGCGCAAAGGGCTCGGGCTTAGCGGCGGACCATGGTATGTGGTCAAGAAGAACACCCACGACAACGTCGTATACGTCTCCCAAGGCTACGACACCGAAAAGCAGTATGGCTCAACCCTCCATCTCGACGAGATGCACTGGCTCACGCGCGACCCCTGGGGTACTGACTGCGACAAGGTAAGGATAACGTTCAAGAACCGCCACACACCTGAATTCCTCTCCGCTCAACTCACACGCCTCTCCGACAGCGAATACCTCATAGACTCCGCAACACCGGTCCAGGGCATAGCTCCCGGCCAGTTCGCAGTAATATACACCCCCGACAGCAGCCTATGCCTCGGCAGCGGCATCATCACCGGGAGAAACATAATGTTGTAA
- the rpe gene encoding ribulose-phosphate 3-epimerase has product MTQVSPSLLASDFTRLGEAVGTINRSHASMIHVDVMDGMFVPNISIGFPVISAISRVAEKPLDVHMMVTDPGRYINEVRDSGGWLMCVHYEACTHLHRDISAIHDAGMKAGVALNPATPVELLEDIIDDVDLVLLMSVNPGFGGQKFIPNTISKVKRLRQMIARRNSGAMIEIDGGVDLTTAPALIAAGADVLVAGSFVFKAPDPIGAINALSELG; this is encoded by the coding sequence ATGACACAGGTATCTCCCTCACTTCTCGCCTCCGACTTCACCCGCCTGGGCGAAGCCGTAGGGACCATCAACCGCAGCCACGCATCGATGATACACGTCGATGTGATGGACGGAATGTTTGTCCCGAACATATCCATCGGATTCCCTGTAATATCCGCCATAAGCCGTGTAGCGGAAAAACCGCTCGACGTTCACATGATGGTAACGGACCCCGGACGCTACATCAATGAGGTGCGCGACTCCGGAGGCTGGCTCATGTGCGTGCACTACGAAGCCTGCACACATCTCCACCGCGATATCTCAGCCATACACGATGCCGGAATGAAAGCAGGTGTAGCCCTCAACCCCGCCACACCTGTGGAGCTGCTTGAGGACATAATCGACGACGTGGACCTGGTACTCCTCATGAGCGTAAACCCCGGCTTCGGAGGGCAGAAGTTCATCCCCAACACCATAAGCAAAGTGAAGCGTCTGCGCCAGATGATCGCGCGCCGCAACTCCGGAGCTATGATCGAGATCGACGGCGGGGTCGACCTCACCACGGCACCCGCACTCATCGCCGCCGGAGCCGACGTGCTTGTGGCAGGAAGCTTCGTGTTCAAGGCTCCCGATCCCATCGGTGCCATCAACGCCCTCTCCGAGCTCGGCTGA
- a CDS encoding DUF5106 domain-containing protein: MKINRILLPLLILMGITFSANAQTQQAGTYFPYPIVPDSISTFQGRCNYLSDHFFDFCELSKAFSARQKMANEMKVYLSVVANAEPERAIRGVNNLMKKLEKQPKDQLFIAEIAESQLYSDTAELWIDELYLPFAEAVAANKRVGKAEKARFQQQATILRNSLVGKPAPSLPYTRRDGSEGNLLNDSAEVVLVFFNDPDCNDCNMARIRLDADVSMTELISEGKVKVVAISLAEPDDEWRRHADSFPASWEVGAAPDADLTIDLRSGTPDFYIIDGKHNIRYKHLNITQVLDVARQLKKR, translated from the coding sequence ATGAAAATCAACCGGATTCTCCTGCCGCTGCTGATACTCATGGGCATAACCTTCTCAGCGAACGCCCAGACACAGCAAGCCGGCACATATTTCCCCTATCCCATCGTTCCTGACTCGATCTCCACATTCCAGGGACGGTGCAACTATCTCTCCGATCACTTCTTTGATTTCTGCGAGCTCTCCAAAGCGTTCTCCGCCAGGCAGAAGATGGCTAACGAGATGAAAGTCTACCTCTCGGTCGTAGCCAACGCCGAGCCGGAGAGGGCGATCAGAGGAGTCAACAACCTCATGAAAAAGCTTGAGAAGCAGCCGAAGGACCAGCTCTTCATCGCCGAGATCGCCGAAAGCCAGCTCTATTCCGACACTGCCGAACTATGGATCGACGAGCTTTACCTGCCGTTTGCCGAAGCCGTCGCTGCCAACAAGCGCGTAGGCAAGGCTGAGAAAGCCCGATTCCAGCAGCAGGCAACCATCCTGCGCAACTCCCTTGTGGGCAAGCCCGCGCCATCCCTGCCCTACACCCGCCGCGACGGCTCGGAAGGCAACCTCCTGAACGACTCTGCCGAAGTGGTGCTCGTATTCTTCAACGACCCCGACTGCAACGACTGCAACATGGCTCGCATACGCCTCGATGCCGACGTGTCAATGACCGAACTCATCTCCGAAGGAAAGGTCAAGGTAGTGGCAATCTCGCTTGCCGAACCCGACGACGAATGGCGCAGGCACGCCGACAGCTTCCCCGCATCATGGGAGGTTGGAGCCGCACCCGATGCCGACCTCACAATCGATCTGCGCTCAGGGACTCCCGATTTCTACATCATCGACGGCAAGCACAACATCCGGTACAAGCACCTCAACATCACGCAGGTTCTCGATGTGGCACGTCAGCTCAAAAAGAGATAA
- a CDS encoding DoxX family protein encodes MAWHNSPLVNIFLRLTGFTYTNLARLFMRLFVGMMLLQFGIRHLVNYNELCTNFPTVLDMSPATSLTLMIIIELVCSLSIMVGFLTRLNTIPPILAMCAAEYYILHDMVPYLPVYGLDSTDPGYLPIMFIGIYIYMLIAGPGKISLDYFISLYIINLRGKDEEEELEEV; translated from the coding sequence ATGGCTTGGCACAACTCCCCCTTGGTCAACATATTTCTGCGCCTCACAGGATTCACCTACACCAACCTTGCGAGGCTCTTCATGCGTCTCTTCGTAGGCATGATGCTGTTGCAGTTCGGCATACGCCATCTTGTTAACTACAATGAATTGTGCACCAACTTCCCCACCGTTCTCGACATGTCGCCGGCAACATCGCTGACGCTCATGATCATCATCGAGCTCGTGTGCTCCCTATCCATAATGGTGGGATTCCTTACCCGCCTCAACACCATCCCCCCCATCCTGGCGATGTGCGCGGCGGAGTACTATATCCTGCACGACATGGTGCCCTATCTCCCTGTCTACGGACTCGACTCCACCGACCCCGGCTATCTCCCCATAATGTTCATAGGCATATACATATACATGCTCATAGCAGGTCCGGGCAAAATATCACTCGATTATTTCATATCCCTCTACATCATCAACCTCCGCGGAAAGGACGAGGAGGAGGAACTGGAGGAAGTCTAA